Part of the Candidatus Protochlamydia phocaeensis genome, ACGCCCGTTCGATATCTTCTTGGGTCTTTTGCTGCGTCAATAGATCTGCCTTAAATAAATCTTCCGAAATATCCATATAATCAATATGCCGACCGGCCAATGAGCTCAAAGCATGGGCAATATCCAGAAAAGAATAAGAGACAGGCGAAGTCATATTATAGATGGCATGTTCGTGGCCCCGCTCTGCTATCACTCGCGCCATTCCTTTAGCGATATCCTTTCTATCGGTAAAACTAGACTTGCCATTTTTTGCCGGAATGCGCAATTTCGTCTTATGAAGGGCTTCTTTTCCGATCAAATTCAAGATCATATCGAAGTACATGCCATTGCGAAAAATGGTGTAGGCAAGGCCGCTGGATTCCAAATAAGCCTCCGTTTCGCGATGTCCCTTCTCTAGGATTGTATCAGGCGGTTCTTCAGGTTCAAGATGAATTAAGCTTGTATAAAGGACATGCCGGACTCCAGCTTCCTTGGCCGCCTCAATCACATGGCTATGCTGCTTAATCCTGTCTTTTAAATTGCTTGAAGAAATGAGAACGACTTTATCCATTCCTTTAAAGGCTTTTAGCAGGGAAGAATAATCAAAATAGTCCCCTATTCTAAATTGCACCCCTTTGGAAGTAAAATCTTGCCCCTTGGACACATCCTTGACTAAGGCTACGATTTCGGAAGGAGGTTTTCTTTCTAAGAGAAAATGGATTAAAGCCCTACCCAAATGGCCGCTAGCTCCTGTGATAAGCACTTTATCCATTTTATTAGCCTTTCTTTAAAGCGCTCAATTAAAACGCCCTCTCAAATATCGGTTATTATAGGTCTAGGACGGCTTCTTAAGCTGGAATTTGGCTTTGATCTTTTTCTTCCCTTTCCCAAAAGCGAAGCTTAGCCAATGCTTCCTTGAACTGATCGAAGAAGGATTGTATATCGATCCCTTTTCCTGCTGTGATAATACCCAATTCTGAAGAGACACCTTCTCCTTGCCCCGCAAATTTGATGGCTTTAATAGAAGACGCTTGCAAGAGCTTCACTCCCTCTCCGATTGCACCGATCGGCTTGCAATGGCGGTAAGCTTCATTGACAAAATGAATGGCATCGCCTTGATTGGCAATCTCTTTTCCGCCTGCTACAAATACGGCATCAAATAAAACTGAACTTGTAATGGCATAGCTTTGTTCGATTTCAAAATCTTGGCCGTCTTCTGCTTTTAACATACCTATCCTATTTGCAATGACTTTCACCGTGGCACCTTCATCTTCCAGCAGATCTATCAATTTTTCAATGGTGGCATAATCAGCGCCATTGGCCGCTAAAACGGCCACCTTTCTGCCCTTAATGGAATCCGTCTTGTGGTTATCCATGCTCAGTGCAGGCGAACTCTTGTTATATCTATTGCTCCGATCTTCAGTCGGAGGCTCAACCCCGATGCCCTCAGCTACAGCGATAGCTAAAGCATGATTAATGCGGTTGAGATGTTCGACCATTTTCTCTCTGATATGCATATACTGCACTTTGCCAAGCTCAAAGTGAAATCCTTTGATCATATGGCGTTTCTCTGCATCTGACATGCTATTCCAGAAAAGCGAAGCTTGGCTATAGTGATCGCCAAAGCTCTCTGGTCGTTTGCGCACCTTTTCTCCACTCATTTTTTGCGGAAAACTTGCAAATCCGCCTTGGCTCCAAAGGGCCTGCATAGGGCATCCTTTGCCTAAGGAATTGGGTTCATAGTTGACATTGCCTTTATTAATTGTCTGACGCATAAACCCATCGCGCTGGTTATTGTGAACAGGCGCAATCGGACGATTGATGGGAATTTCATGGAAATTCGGTCCTCCCAGGCGGGTCAACTGTGTATCAATATATGAAAAGAGACGCCCTTGCAGCAAAGGATCGTTCGTAAAATCGATGCCGGAAACAATATTGCCCGGATGGAAAGCTACCTGCTCTGTCTCTGCAAAGAAATTGTCTGGATTGCGATTAAGCGTCATTTTCCCAATTTTTCTCACCGGAATATCCTCTTCTGGCCAGATTTTGGTCGGATCCAAAATATCGAATTCAACTTTTTCCAACTCGTCCTCTTCTAAAACTTGCACACCCAATTCAAATTCAGGGTAATTTCCCATTTCTATAGACTCCCATAGATCACGACGATTAAAATCGGGATCCTTGCCAGCAATGATTTGCGTTTCTTCAAAAAGCAGGGAATAAATCCCGTTAATGGGCTTCCAATGAAATTTTACAAATCGGCTTTTGCCTTCTTCATTGATGAAACGGAACGTATGAATGCCAAAGCCTTCCATCGTGCTATAGCTGCGTGGCAGCGCCCGGTCAGATAAAACCCACATGATCATATGCATGGATTCAGGAGTTAACGAGATGAAATCCCAAAAATTATCATGGGCGGTAGAGGCTTGAGGCATTTCATGAAGAGGCTGGGGCTTGCCTGCATGGATGATATCGGGGAATTTGATTGCGTCCTGAATAAAAAAAACGGGAATGTTATTGCCAACAAGATCAAAATTTCCCTCTTCCGTATAGAACCGGGTAGCAAACCCACGTACATCACGGACCGTATCTGCCGAACCACGAAAGCCCAATACAGTCGAAAAACGGACAAATACAGGCGTCTTAACAGACGGATCCTGCAGAAATTTGGCCTTCGTATAATCTGCCAAGGATTCATAGACTTGAAAATAGCCATGGGCGGCAGACCCCCTGGCATGCACAACCCTTTCCGGAATGCGTTCATGATCAAAATGCGTAATCTTTTCCCGAAAGAATTGATCTTCCAATAACGAAGGGCCGCGTTCGCCGGCTTTCAACGTATTTTGATTATCGCTGACCCGAACGCCTTGATTGTTCGTCAAAAACTCGCCTGGTTCGTTAAATGCCTTGCTCAGTTGATCAATCTTCTCATTCGCATTTTTATCCTCGATATCCCTTTTATTCTTATTATCCATGGCACGCTCCTCGTCTAATGAAAGACTTTAAATGACAAGGGAAAGAAATGAACGATTCTTAAAAAGACAATTTAATCGCACTTTAAAAAAAAGATTTACTTAATAACAACCTTTTACTTTATCAACTTGAAATGACAAAAGAGCAGCGTTCTATAAAAAATCGGCTTGCAATTTTCTAACCCCCTTAATTTAAATCGATAAGAACGGATTTTCTCTTTTCTCAGCTTTTTCCTTTTTTAAACTCCTTTATTGGCTAAAATTGTCGCATGACAAGTTTTATCTAAATGGGCAAGCCAATTAGATGACCTGGCAATAATTGACAAATCAATTAATTTCCTTTTTATGACAAATAAAACGTCTCATTTACAGATCATCTTGGATTTTGGCTTCGCAAGATCTCAAGCAAGGTGCAAGCGGCTTTTGCGGCCAAATTAGAAAAAGCAAGCATTTCCATTCCGGAATGGTGTATCTTGTTCGTCTTATTCCATGACAGACAAGCCACGCCTGCTTGGATAGCCGAGCAAGTAGGGATTGATCGGGCGATAATTAGCCGGACGGTAGAAAAATTGGTGAAAAGGAGTTATATCCGGAGAGGACGAGGAGCGGATCGCCGCTTGAATTGACTAAACAGGCTTTGGAAATTGTTCCAAAGCTGGCTAAGTGGACCGATGAAAATGACCATCATTTTTTCCATGCTCCGTTTGAACTTGCAGGCGCTTTTACATAAAATTCTTTCCATAGAGGCAAGACATGCTAGCAAAATCAGTTACGAAAAATGTAGATATCCAAGCCAGTCCTAAAAAAGTCTTTCTCTTTATTTCTAATCCGCTTAATTGGCCTCAATATGCGATTGTCAATTTAAAATCTGCTCGCAAAGGAGCAGAGGAAGGCTGGTATGAGATTGAGAGCATTCACGGCACTGGCTTTGTCAAAACGCTGGCGAATGAGGAACATGGAATTTTAGACCATATCTGGAAAGACCCGAATGCAGGCTGGACCGTCTTTGTGCGCGTCGTTCCCAACGGCAATGGCTCTACGCTGACCAATACTTTTTTTATTCCCGCTCATTATGACGACCAGGCATTTGAAAAGGCAATGGAAGGCATTGAAAAGGAATTAGCTGTCCTAAAAAAGATTTTGGAAGCGTAGGGCCGAATATGCAGCATGGCTTATTTGTAGAAGTTCAGAAATCTTTTCAAGCAGCAGCAAATCCCGTGAGGGCTAATAAGCAGCAGGCTTATATGCGCAATCTTTTTCCCTTTTTCGGTCTGCAGACGGAGGCCCGCCGCGCTTTGCAAAAGGACGTTTTTTCTTCCTTTGCCCTCAGCTCCGAACAAGAAATAGAGCCTCTCTTAAGGCTATTATGGAATCAAAGGGAAAGAGAATATCAATACTGTGCGATAGATTTGGCTAAATATCATATAAAGAAGTTGTCCTTGCTCTCTCTTCCCCTTCTGCAGGAATTGATCAAGCAAAAATCCTGGTGGGATACCGTAGACGATCTGGCCGTCAATCTTGTTGGGAAGCTAGTAGGAAGCGAGCTTCAATTAATGGACAAATGGATCAGCGATCCCGATTTATGGATTAGGCGGACAGCCCTTATCTGCCAATTGAAGCGTAAGAGCGCAACGGATAGCCATCGCTTATTTGAATATTGCCTGCAAAGGGCGCATGAGGAAGACTTTTTTATTCGCAAGGCCATTGGATGGGCCCTGCGAGAGTATTCAAAGACCAATCCTCTAGCAGTGAAAAACTTTATCGCTCTCAACCAATCGGTCTTAAGCGGATTGAGCATACGCGAAGCGAGCAAATATGTGTGATCTATTCAGTCCCAATTGATGGATTGCTTCTTTTGCGCCTCATCCAATAGTCGGAGCCATAGTCAAAAGTTAATTCCGTCCCTTTGGGAATAAAGCATTTGGCAATGAAGATGAGATGCAGCACGCCTCGATCCACCAACCAAAGAGGCTGCAGGTTTGGCCGATTGCTGTGATTGGCAAAGCGCATCACATTTCCTTCGCGGAGCGGATCAATGACAAAATATTTTAACGACCAGAAGCGAGTTGGATAATGAAAGCTGTAGGCATTGAAATGGGGCCGGCGCCTATCAACCCGTTGAATTATTCCCGTATATTCTCCCACAAAGGCTTTCTCTGGAAAATCGCTGCCTGCAAATAACCCATACCCCATGATAGGATCAATCCATTTGATGAAAGTGTCTGCGACAGCTCCGTCAGCAAGCTGTTTTTGATAAAAAGCATCTTGTTCATCTTTGGGAATAAGAATCCATTCAAAACGCAATAAATACGGGCAATTGCGAATGCAATCTTCCAATACTTGATAAGAGGGAAAAGTTAAAAATGGGCGGTAAGTAATCTTAAACAGCTGTTCAAATTCTTCAAGATTAAATACCTGCAGGCTAGATTGATCTTTGAGCTGAACGCTAACGCTAAAAGGTTTTACTTTTTGCAAGAGAGCTTGGCATTGCCGCCTGCCTAGCAACTGCGCCAACTCAAGAGGAGTAAATCCATGCTTATCGGGATAAAAGCGCCATTCTGACTCCTTGAATTGATTGACAATGCTTGCCTGATCATCAATGACGGCTTGATGCAAAGGGGTCATCTTACTACCATTCATGATCTTATTTTCCTTTGAAGCAATGGAAAAGGCTGTTTTGCAACCGAGGATTTGACGCAATCGAAAGGGTAAAAAACTCAAAACTTGGGTTAATAATCGGAAAAATGACTTTCAGGCAGTGTCTGTCCCCCATCTATAATCAAACTTTGCCCCGTAATATAATCCGCTTCTTTGGAAGCCAGGAAAAGAATGGCATGAGCGACATCTTCAGGCGTTCCCAAACGCCCAAGAGGAATTGCACGAATCATATTTTGAATATGCTCTTCCCCTAAATTCTCAAGACCCTCCGTCATGATATTGCCGGGCTCTACCGCATTGATATTGATTCGATATTTTGCCAATTCGACAGCAGCGGTTTTCACAAATCCCGCTATTCCACCTTTAGAGGCCGTATAATGCGAGTAGCCAGGAAGAGCTGTCCGCGGGCCGGAAATGGAAGAAGTAATGACAATTTTACCGCATCCTTGAGCCTTCATGCAAGGAAGGCACGCTTTGACGGCTAAAAAGGTTCCGGTCAAATTAACATTAATGACTTTTTGCCATTCTTCGAGTGTCATATTCTCCAATCTAGCATGCGGATAGATGCCGGCATTGTGGCAAAGCACGTCCACTTTGCCATAGTGCTTTAAAGTGTCCTGAACCATGCTTTCCATGTCTTTGGGATTGCTCACATCCGCTTGAATATAGAAGGCCTTTTTGCCTTTTTTTTGAATGGCTGCTTGAACGCCTTTAAGCCGCTCTTCATCTCTTCCAACCAGCATGACCTTGGCTCCTTCATCAGCAAAAAGATTGGCGATTCCTCGCCCAATCCCTCGCGAAGCCCCAGTCACAATGACTACTTGATCTGTAAATCGTTGTCCACGGGAAGATGTGGCTGAAGCGTTCTCTTGAGCAGAATATGAGGATGAAGCCAACATATGCATTCCTAAAAAGCATGAGAAAATTAAATTTAAACTATGCCCTGTTAGCTGACAAGATTTTTACTAGCCATTAAATCCCTTTTATTTGCCCTCTTTGTGGATTTTGGTCTGGCTCGCCCACCATAAAAGCAAGATAGTCAAGGCGCCATTAATGATGATGGCCCATGCGTTAAAGGTAGAAGTAAACGTAAATCCTCGCATATCTAGAGGCAACTTTATAAAAAAAGGAAGCAAAAGATGGCTTAGCGTATGCAGAAACTCTGCCCCCGCAAGAAAAAACAACATATCCCTTAAGGAAATCATTGCAATTCCTCCCTTATCACCCCCTAGTCTTCAAAGTCGCATAGGCTATGATGAATTTAGGAACCCCCTAAGAGGAGGTATTAAAGCCCATAATAATCCCTATTTAAATGATAGGGCACTTTTTGTTAAAGGAATATTGCTCACCAAAGTTTTTCAGCTTTTATGACTTAGAGGTTTTTTTTTAAGTCCTAAAGACTTTGATCAGTGCTTTGATTTCATTTAAGCCAATAGAGGGATTAGAAAATAATAAATAAGCCGGTATAGCTTTGGGATGATAACGGAGCCAATACTCTTTGCGTTTATTAAACTTAAACGTCCAATTGATGATTTTATAGATTCCCCTGACAACACCTGTAAATACAGGGCCAAAACCGTTAATTTCTCCCAAAGCATCTACGGGCATCATACCTTTGGTCAAAAACCGGCAATTTTCCTTTCTGAGAATAGATAAGACAGATGTTACCAAAAACTCCGAGGTATCGTGAAAAGCATCCGGCAATGTAGCCAAAAACTTTAACAACCATCCTTGGTTCGCCTCTACTCGACTGAGCATCAGCATGGAGGTGATCTGATCGCCATCTTTGACATAAAACCAGCGCTTGCCTACATAGCTCTCAAAAAAGTTGAGGTGACCTAAATAAATGTGCGGCCCTTTTATGGCTTGCTGCCATTTCTCTCCCACCTGCTTCAATTTTTTTTCAATTTCGTCATCAAAAGGGATATATTCATGAATAGTCAGGCCATGCTTGATCGCTTTGTCTACTCGATGCTGCAGCCGATGGCTGGACTGACAAGGATCCATCGCAGGATCAAAGATAAATTCCTGGCATACTTCCATTAAAATAGAGCAATGAGAGCTTTTCGCCCACTTTGCAAAGTTTTCAGAAACAATGATATAAATGATATTTAAATGAGCATCTTGGCAATAGTGGTAGAAGCCTTCTGCCAATTTCTCAGTCTCCTGAGGCGGACAAATGGGATCTCCAAAGACAACAGCGCAGTTGGATTCGATGCGATAAGCAATGGTTCCCGTACAATCGGGAAGATAAAAGAAATGACAGGGAAAGTCAAACATGGCTTCGGAAGCAGATGAGCCATATTTAACACATAATTCGCGTTCTCTTTGATTGCTTTCATTTAGTGGTAAAGAGCTGACTAATTCCATTTGATCTTATTCCTGTCGATTAAACGGTAAAAAAAAATTTAAATTTGCGAATTACGTACCATTTACCATTTGTTATTTTTCTTTCAAGAAAAGAGGATCGCAAAGTCGATTATATTAAATAAAAATAAGCCTCGTGCTAGCGACGACTTCGTAGAAAACCTATCTGTTATTTGTCGCCAGCGTAATGATGCTTGCCTGGATATGGGAAAAACAGCTCGATTATTTTTCTAAGCATTAGCGGCTCGTTGCCCTGGATCTCCGCTCGCAAGGCGATTCCGGGCAATCATCAGAAGGACTTTATGCCCTTTCATGGGTTAAAGACATCAAAGCCGTTGGCGATGAACTTAACCTATCCTAATTGGATAGTCGCTTGCTGTTCCGGTATAGTCAAGTAGGCTGTTCACTTTTGCTTAAAGGACTTAAAGGGATTGATAATCATCGATGGAAGAGCGGAAATGGATCCAAATAACCCTTTTATCAAGCAACTATTGATTATTGGATCCAATTCCAGACTGACTGCACACCTGAGTTTGGCAATGGTTTTTATGAGCAATTATTTTTTGCAAGGCTTCTGCCCGCTTTTGCCGCAAATAGGCATTCCCACTTGGATTGCAATAATCGAAGGCCCATGCTTAAGTGATAGGCAAGCGATGTAAAGTCCCATTCTCTCTACTCATTTAGACACTATCAAATCAGCCGCCATGCCTGATTTGTCGACCAGCCAGAAGCCTTTCATTGATCTCTGGCAATCGTCACTGAAAGCCTAAAGACTAGGCATGCGAATTTAGGTGACTAGCTGTTTAATTGCTTGGCAATAAACGAATATGCATTTTATTTTTTGCTTCGTAAATCTTGCCTTCTAAAGGCATTTCGACTAGAAGCATATCGCAATTTGCAAATTCGACTGCAGGAAGCTCGGTCCCTTCTTCAGTTGGAAGAGCATCCGCAAGGCCGCTCCAGGTCAGGGCTAACGCATTAAGCGCATTGCAATGGATGACATGAATAATTGTCTTACCCTTATACTCTTCAACCATTTGCTGCAAGTCTACCAAGGCACGCTCTCTCACCTGTTTCGGGCTCTCGCCGCCTTCAAATTTAGGCCTGCTAAATTTTTCACTTGCAGAAAGTGTATTCCAGGCATCCATGACACGTTGATAAGCGTAATCTCGCGGCCTGCCTTCCCACTCTCCATGCGATTGCTCAGCTGTACCCGGATATTGCTTTCCAAAGGAGCAATGGACCGCTGGCTTTAACTCTTCATAAATTTTTTCAGCAGTCTGCATCGCCCTTTTTGCATGAGAAGAGGTAATGACATACAGCCCCTCTGAAGGCAAATATTTTTTTAATTCGGCCGCAAGCATTTCCGCCTGATGAATTCCCTTTTCCGTCAAAGGAACCCCTAAGTTTTTTCCCTGAATAACTCTCACACCCTTCCCAGCAGTAGCCGTGCCATTTAGAGCACTTTCTCCGTGACGAATAAAGTAAATTCTTTGAACTACATCTGTTGTCACCTCCAACTGTCCATTGATTTGAGTTATCGGTTGATCTTGATAAAGCCAAGACTGTTGATTGCTTACAGCTTGCATATCTGTAGTTAGCATAATTAACCCCATTAAAAAACTAAAAATAAACATAAATAAATGATTTAAATATTAAATAATATCAAAAGATTATTTTTTAATTCAATTAATTTAACACAAATACTGAAATAACAATTAATTCGTTATACATAATTCATTTTGATAATCATGCAATCAAATAAGGTTAATGAGTTATTAGAAGGTATATTAAAACTCAAATGTGACTAGCATAGAGAAGAAAAGGGCTTGCTAGACTAAACAGCATGAGCAGTAGCCGCGGGTTGGACGCAGCCGGAACCCACGGACAATATGTAAAAACCCTTTTTTTAAGAACCAACCTTAGTGGTTTTGGGATAGCTTCTAAGCGTTTAATTGTTTTGTATAGAACCAACGCAAAGAAAAGGGAGCAATCAAGGTTGTGAACGTGATTACAAGGATAAGGGCTGCATAAACATCATTTGTAAAAACGTTTGCATCAAGTCCGACATTGGCAAAAATTAGCCCTACCTCTCCCCTGGGGATCATGGCCATTCCAATAACCCATTTCGTCATCCGATTCTCTCCCTTTAGAAAAAAAGCAGAAAATAATTTTCCTGCAATCGCGACTAGTATTAAAATACCGGTGAGCAACCAGATAAAGGAAGAATCCCACGAGACGACTTTCAAATCCAATGATAAGCCGATGGCAACGAAAAAGATAGGCGTAAACAAATGAATAATCGGCTTCATTTGTTTTTCAACACTATGGCTAAACTCTTTTGATTCGCGTAAGAATACGGCAAAAGGGAAAAAAAACTGTCTAGATAAAGCCAAGCCCGCAGCAAATCCTCCCAATAACTCCGGCGCGCCCAAAGAATGAGCCATCCACGCAAAAAATAGGATCAGCGAAACAATTGTGGTCGGCAAAAGGCCAGGAATGTCGCTTTTCTTATCCCATTTTTGAATGATATAAGAAATCCCTTTCGCTAAAATGGGGGAAATTAAGAAAAACAGAATGATGAACAATAAAACTTTTGCCGTGCTCCATAAGTTGATCTCTCCGCTTACGGAAAATTCATAGAGCATCGTCAGCAAAACGATTCCAATGATGTCATCAAAAACAGCAGCTCCAATAATAATTTGCGCTTCATGGCTATCCTGTTTTTTCAAA contains:
- a CDS encoding SRPBCC family protein codes for the protein MLAKSVTKNVDIQASPKKVFLFISNPLNWPQYAIVNLKSARKGAEEGWYEIESIHGTGFVKTLANEEHGILDHIWKDPNAGWTVFVRVVPNGNGSTLTNTFFIPAHYDDQAFEKAMEGIEKELAVLKKILEA
- a CDS encoding SDR family oxidoreductase — encoded protein: MDKVLITGASGHLGRALIHFLLERKPPSEIVALVKDVSKGQDFTSKGVQFRIGDYFDYSSLLKAFKGMDKVVLISSSNLKDRIKQHSHVIEAAKEAGVRHVLYTSLIHLEPEEPPDTILEKGHRETEAYLESSGLAYTIFRNGMYFDMILNLIGKEALHKTKLRIPAKNGKSSFTDRKDIAKGMARVIAERGHEHAIYNMTSPVSYSFLDIAHALSSLAGRHIDYMDISEDLFKADLLTQQKTQEDIERALALAEMIRDNKCNCPDTRLETFLGRKPLSLMQFLQSVDWR
- a CDS encoding histidine phosphatase family protein; the protein is MLTTDMQAVSNQQSWLYQDQPITQINGQLEVTTDVVQRIYFIRHGESALNGTATAGKGVRVIQGKNLGVPLTEKGIHQAEMLAAELKKYLPSEGLYVITSSHAKRAMQTAEKIYEELKPAVHCSFGKQYPGTAEQSHGEWEGRPRDYAYQRVMDAWNTLSASEKFSRPKFEGGESPKQVRERALVDLQQMVEEYKGKTIIHVIHCNALNALALTWSGLADALPTEEGTELPAVEFANCDMLLVEMPLEGKIYEAKNKMHIRLLPSN
- a CDS encoding SET domain-containing protein-lysine N-methyltransferase translates to MNGSKMTPLHQAVIDDQASIVNQFKESEWRFYPDKHGFTPLELAQLLGRRQCQALLQKVKPFSVSVQLKDQSSLQVFNLEEFEQLFKITYRPFLTFPSYQVLEDCIRNCPYLLRFEWILIPKDEQDAFYQKQLADGAVADTFIKWIDPIMGYGLFAGSDFPEKAFVGEYTGIIQRVDRRRPHFNAYSFHYPTRFWSLKYFVIDPLREGNVMRFANHSNRPNLQPLWLVDRGVLHLIFIAKCFIPKGTELTFDYGSDYWMRRKRSNPSIGTE
- a CDS encoding cation:proton antiporter, which codes for MDAPTFLLQLVFILISARLFGELAAYFQIPTVIGELVAGIIIGPSVLGLIEISNPIHLLAQIGIILLLFEVGIETDIGHLSSAGGKAFIVALGGVILPLVLGFFVSYYLFDFSLLASLFIACTLTATSIGITLRVLRDLKKQDSHEAQIIIGAAVFDDIIGIVLLTMLYEFSVSGEINLWSTAKVLLFIILFFLISPILAKGISYIIQKWDKKSDIPGLLPTTIVSLILFFAWMAHSLGAPELLGGFAAGLALSRQFFFPFAVFLRESKEFSHSVEKQMKPIIHLFTPIFFVAIGLSLDLKVVSWDSSFIWLLTGILILVAIAGKLFSAFFLKGENRMTKWVIGMAMIPRGEVGLIFANVGLDANVFTNDVYAALILVITFTTLIAPFSLRWFYTKQLNA
- a CDS encoding MarR family winged helix-turn-helix transcriptional regulator, which codes for MQAAFAAKLEKASISIPEWCILFVLFHDRQATPAWIAEQVGIDRAIISRTVEKLVKRSYIRRGRGADRRLN
- a CDS encoding phosphatidylglycerol lysyltransferase domain-containing protein, with product MELVSSLPLNESNQRERELCVKYGSSASEAMFDFPCHFFYLPDCTGTIAYRIESNCAVVFGDPICPPQETEKLAEGFYHYCQDAHLNIIYIIVSENFAKWAKSSHCSILMEVCQEFIFDPAMDPCQSSHRLQHRVDKAIKHGLTIHEYIPFDDEIEKKLKQVGEKWQQAIKGPHIYLGHLNFFESYVGKRWFYVKDGDQITSMLMLSRVEANQGWLLKFLATLPDAFHDTSEFLVTSVLSILRKENCRFLTKGMMPVDALGEINGFGPVFTGVVRGIYKIINWTFKFNKRKEYWLRYHPKAIPAYLLFSNPSIGLNEIKALIKVFRT
- a CDS encoding SDR family oxidoreductase, translating into MLASSSYSAQENASATSSRGQRFTDQVVIVTGASRGIGRGIANLFADEGAKVMLVGRDEERLKGVQAAIQKKGKKAFYIQADVSNPKDMESMVQDTLKHYGKVDVLCHNAGIYPHARLENMTLEEWQKVINVNLTGTFLAVKACLPCMKAQGCGKIVITSSISGPRTALPGYSHYTASKGGIAGFVKTAAVELAKYRININAVEPGNIMTEGLENLGEEHIQNMIRAIPLGRLGTPEDVAHAILFLASKEADYITGQSLIIDGGQTLPESHFSDY
- a CDS encoding DNA alkylation repair protein; this encodes MQHGLFVEVQKSFQAAANPVRANKQQAYMRNLFPFFGLQTEARRALQKDVFSSFALSSEQEIEPLLRLLWNQREREYQYCAIDLAKYHIKKLSLLSLPLLQELIKQKSWWDTVDDLAVNLVGKLVGSELQLMDKWISDPDLWIRRTALICQLKRKSATDSHRLFEYCLQRAHEEDFFIRKAIGWALREYSKTNPLAVKNFIALNQSVLSGLSIREASKYV
- a CDS encoding catalase; this translates as MDNKNKRDIEDKNANEKIDQLSKAFNEPGEFLTNNQGVRVSDNQNTLKAGERGPSLLEDQFFREKITHFDHERIPERVVHARGSAAHGYFQVYESLADYTKAKFLQDPSVKTPVFVRFSTVLGFRGSADTVRDVRGFATRFYTEEGNFDLVGNNIPVFFIQDAIKFPDIIHAGKPQPLHEMPQASTAHDNFWDFISLTPESMHMIMWVLSDRALPRSYSTMEGFGIHTFRFINEEGKSRFVKFHWKPINGIYSLLFEETQIIAGKDPDFNRRDLWESIEMGNYPEFELGVQVLEEDELEKVEFDILDPTKIWPEEDIPVRKIGKMTLNRNPDNFFAETEQVAFHPGNIVSGIDFTNDPLLQGRLFSYIDTQLTRLGGPNFHEIPINRPIAPVHNNQRDGFMRQTINKGNVNYEPNSLGKGCPMQALWSQGGFASFPQKMSGEKVRKRPESFGDHYSQASLFWNSMSDAEKRHMIKGFHFELGKVQYMHIREKMVEHLNRINHALAIAVAEGIGVEPPTEDRSNRYNKSSPALSMDNHKTDSIKGRKVAVLAANGADYATIEKLIDLLEDEGATVKVIANRIGMLKAEDGQDFEIEQSYAITSSVLFDAVFVAGGKEIANQGDAIHFVNEAYRHCKPIGAIGEGVKLLQASSIKAIKFAGQGEGVSSELGIITAGKGIDIQSFFDQFKEALAKLRFWEREEKDQSQIPA